GAGCAAATCAAATAAACACTTTGATTATTGTGACGATAAATGAGGTCGGAAGCTAGGGGCGAGGTTAATTGTTGAGGAATCGGCGCGATTTGTAATAATTTGTGAATAAGCTCAATTGCGATGAATAATGAATCAATTGACTACACCTTTTGCCACCCCGATATCTAAACAAGCTGAAGATAGCTTTGCCATCACGTTCGCGCCTCTATCACTTGAAGAAGTTTATGCGCTTGCAAATGACGCTGCAAATGGGGCGATCGTTGTCATGAGTGGGATGGTGCGCAATCAAACTGATGGTAAGCAAGTCGTATCTTTAGAGTATCAAGCCTACGAACCAATGGCGATGCAAGTATTTCGCCAAATTGCTGCTGAAATTCGCAAAACTTGGTCTGATGTCAATCGAGTTGTAATTCATCACCGCGTTGGACGCTTACACGTTGGTGAAATTAGCGTACTGGTAGCGGTTGGTTGTCCGCATCGGTCGGAAGCGTTTGAAGCGTGTCGTTATGCAATTGATACCTTAAAGCACCAAGCACCTATCTGGAAAAAAGAATATTGGCAAGATGGTTCGAGTAGCTGGGTTAGCATCGGTGCGTGTGAAACACAATCAGATTGTTAGCATCAAAGTACTAGCCACTAACCACTTAACACTCGTTCATAATATTGAGGTTTGTAACTATTTTTGTATACCAAGACACTAATCCTTTAGACTGATTTGCGATTGGATTATTAATATACAACTATATGCAAATACTCCACTCTGTTTGGCACGACGTCATCCTATCGCTTTCTTTCTTTGCTAGTGTTGTTGGTTTAATCTTGCTAGCTAAAACAAATCAAGCACAAGTCGAGGAGTTAGAAGAAACT
The Chroococcidiopsis sp. TS-821 genome window above contains:
- a CDS encoding molybdenum cofactor biosynthesis protein MoaE; protein product: MNQLTTPFATPISKQAEDSFAITFAPLSLEEVYALANDAANGAIVVMSGMVRNQTDGKQVVSLEYQAYEPMAMQVFRQIAAEIRKTWSDVNRVVIHHRVGRLHVGEISVLVAVGCPHRSEAFEACRYAIDTLKHQAPIWKKEYWQDGSSSWVSIGACETQSDC